One genomic window of Paenibacillus xylanilyticus includes the following:
- a CDS encoding sirohydrochlorin chelatase has protein sequence MNAILLVGHGSRDPEGNRELMEFARAVAEKAPENTVVETCFLELTRPSIAEGVTACVDQGATRVVLVPIILFAAGHAKIDIPNAIDRAKIRYPQVEFVYGRPIGVHEKVVQIMQTRLQEAQPVLVTAGQGGAAVVAPPAPVTDEETAVLVLGRGSSDPDANSDFFKMTRMLWEKLPYKWAESSFIGVTQPSFPDGLQRCLLLGAKKIVIMPYFLFTGVLIKRIDEMTAEFAAAHPDIQVEIGGYFGFHPKLVELVLERANEGLNGRVMANCDNCQFRLEAAKHHHHHHDHDHDHDHDHHHHDHAHDHSHDHHHHDHDHGHSHDPHAHDHEHHHEEQHTHEHAVSSREASLDYHHDHDGELHHSHHDHEGALHNQDEEGGDGENTSPEDAGHAQIAAASERVNRP, from the coding sequence ATGAATGCCATTTTGCTGGTTGGACACGGCAGCCGTGATCCGGAGGGAAACCGGGAGTTAATGGAGTTTGCACGAGCGGTAGCGGAGAAAGCGCCGGAGAATACCGTGGTAGAGACCTGTTTTCTGGAATTAACAAGACCGAGCATTGCTGAAGGCGTTACGGCTTGTGTAGATCAAGGGGCAACGCGTGTCGTATTGGTGCCGATTATTCTGTTTGCTGCGGGCCACGCCAAAATTGATATTCCAAATGCCATTGACCGGGCCAAGATCCGTTATCCGCAAGTGGAATTTGTATATGGACGTCCGATTGGCGTACATGAGAAAGTCGTTCAAATTATGCAGACCCGCCTGCAGGAAGCTCAGCCTGTTCTTGTTACCGCGGGCCAAGGCGGCGCAGCAGTGGTGGCTCCGCCAGCTCCCGTCACGGATGAAGAGACAGCCGTACTTGTCCTTGGGCGGGGAAGCAGTGACCCGGATGCCAACAGTGATTTCTTCAAAATGACTCGGATGTTGTGGGAGAAACTCCCTTACAAGTGGGCCGAAAGCAGCTTTATTGGTGTGACGCAGCCTTCCTTCCCGGATGGTTTGCAGCGTTGTCTCCTGCTCGGAGCGAAGAAGATCGTCATCATGCCTTATTTCCTGTTCACAGGTGTGCTGATCAAACGCATTGATGAGATGACTGCAGAATTTGCTGCGGCACATCCGGACATTCAGGTGGAGATCGGAGGATATTTTGGATTCCATCCCAAATTGGTGGAGCTGGTATTGGAACGTGCGAACGAAGGGTTGAATGGACGGGTAATGGCCAACTGCGACAACTGCCAATTCAGACTTGAGGCTGCCAAACATCACCACCATCACCATGATCACGACCACGATCATGACCATGATCACCATCATCATGATCATGCACATGATCACAGCCATGACCATCATCATCATGACCACGACCATGGACACAGCCACGATCCTCACGCCCATGATCACGAGCACCACCATGAGGAGCAGCATACTCACGAACATGCCGTGAGCAGCCGTGAAGCATCGCTGGATTATCATCATGACCACGACGGGGAACTTCACCATTCGCATCATGACCACGAAGGTGCGCTGCATAATCAAGATGAAGAGGGCGGAGACGGAGAGAACACCTCACCAGAAGATGCAGGGCATGCTCAGATCGCAGCTGCTTCGGAGCGGGTGAACCGTCCATGA
- the cobK gene encoding precorrin-6A reductase has protein sequence MILMLCGTSDARELAVQIQQQGMDVLTSVVTESAAHSLSEAGLPVRTGRLTIEAMVQLVREKGSRAIVDASHPFAEEAHANAMEAARQAGIPYIRYERTGLAYDDHPLLHVVPTYEEAALKAKELKGSVMLTTGSKTLQIFTKHLLGDPDIRLVARMLPRLDNMEKCGELGVEQRNIIAMQGPFSREMNEALYKHYATTVMVTKESGKTGAVDEKIQSALELGIQVVLISRPEAEFGTVFDEFEGVLSELKRVLME, from the coding sequence ATGATCTTGATGTTATGCGGTACAAGTGATGCGCGGGAATTGGCTGTGCAGATTCAGCAGCAGGGGATGGACGTACTCACATCGGTTGTAACCGAGAGTGCAGCGCACAGTCTGTCCGAGGCGGGGCTGCCGGTTCGAACAGGCAGGCTGACGATCGAAGCCATGGTCCAGCTTGTCCGTGAAAAAGGAAGCCGTGCCATCGTGGATGCAAGTCATCCCTTTGCGGAAGAGGCCCATGCCAATGCCATGGAAGCAGCCAGACAGGCAGGAATCCCTTATATCCGTTACGAGCGAACGGGACTTGCCTACGATGACCATCCGCTGCTTCATGTCGTGCCTACCTATGAGGAAGCCGCTCTTAAGGCAAAAGAACTCAAAGGTTCTGTCATGTTAACGACTGGAAGCAAAACGCTGCAGATTTTCACCAAGCATCTGCTCGGTGATCCTGACATTCGTCTCGTTGCCCGTATGCTTCCGCGTCTCGACAATATGGAGAAATGCGGTGAACTGGGTGTGGAACAGCGCAATATTATTGCGATGCAGGGACCCTTTTCCCGTGAAATGAACGAAGCATTGTACAAGCATTATGCCACCACCGTTATGGTCACTAAGGAAAGCGGCAAGACCGGAGCTGTAGATGAGAAGATTCAATCTGCACTGGAGCTTGGCATTCAGGTTGTATTGATATCCCGACCAGAAGCCGAATTCGGAACGGTGTTTGATGAGTTTGAAGGCGTACTCTCCGAGTTGAAGCGTGTATTGATGGAGTAG
- the cobJ gene encoding precorrin-3B C(17)-methyltransferase — translation MQSQGKLLIIGFGPGAMEHITTRALEALRESEVIIGYNTYVDLIRPLLDGQEIVRTGMTEEVSRAQEAVRQAELGKIVAVISSGDAGVYGMAGLVYEVLMEQGWKPETGVGVEVIPGVSAIQSCASLLGAPVMHDACTISLSDHLTPWETIIRRVEAAASADFVIALYNPRSGRRTRQIVETQEMLLRYRSPQTPVGLVKSAYRERQDVVMTTLEDMLNHDIGMLTTVIIGNSSTMMYEGLMVTPRGYQRKYTLNTVEQPLRPHERLRTEAEPWSLGAMEARSAASADAAGTVRDTQTAQPAAEPALRGASASTGMGPQGQQGAGLPAAQPAGGSTAVLAAERPGAVEGAPRAALAVPRAGAAELAAEALTRLAAGGKLAGEAASRWLDAAGSGVPAATPQTAGAAAVRTAPEPGRKAPLFEIGVSPGVGNKKFTAAQMALLAQCASEEGELEYTPEHQIILRVPTFEPDQLVEELRAANFIVVPIGDVIKVKACDFCNMEKDDAVPMANHLQAVIGGLSAPKETSVALNGCGMACYGAVLEDIGIVYRKGGYDLFLGGKKFGRNAHPAQPVAGGIPGDQIGGIVERIVAEYKEKGHPNERFHKFFKRVGVIQGFRHVDAPVTVEVNPVCGD, via the coding sequence ATGCAGAGTCAAGGAAAGCTGCTGATTATCGGATTTGGCCCAGGAGCGATGGAGCATATCACCACCCGGGCATTGGAGGCACTGCGGGAGAGTGAGGTCATCATTGGTTATAACACTTACGTTGATCTGATTCGTCCACTCCTGGACGGACAGGAGATTGTACGGACAGGTATGACCGAAGAAGTAAGCCGGGCACAGGAAGCGGTCAGACAGGCCGAGCTGGGCAAAATTGTTGCAGTAATCTCCAGTGGTGATGCAGGTGTGTATGGCATGGCTGGATTAGTGTATGAGGTGCTGATGGAGCAAGGCTGGAAGCCGGAAACGGGTGTTGGCGTTGAGGTTATCCCGGGTGTATCTGCCATTCAATCCTGTGCTTCCTTGCTTGGCGCACCCGTGATGCATGATGCATGTACGATCAGTCTGAGTGACCACCTTACGCCATGGGAGACGATTATTCGCCGAGTTGAAGCAGCAGCATCAGCTGATTTTGTCATTGCTCTGTACAACCCTCGCAGTGGACGCCGGACACGCCAGATCGTGGAGACGCAGGAGATGCTGCTGCGGTACCGTAGTCCCCAGACGCCTGTGGGGCTTGTAAAAAGTGCCTATCGTGAACGTCAGGATGTCGTGATGACCACGCTGGAAGACATGTTGAACCATGATATCGGCATGCTGACGACCGTGATTATTGGTAACTCCTCGACCATGATGTACGAAGGACTCATGGTCACACCGCGTGGATATCAGCGGAAATACACGCTGAATACCGTGGAACAGCCGCTCAGACCACATGAGCGGCTCCGCACGGAAGCTGAGCCTTGGTCGCTCGGCGCGATGGAGGCACGTTCTGCCGCTTCCGCCGATGCAGCAGGCACAGTCCGCGATACGCAGACCGCGCAGCCAGCTGCGGAACCAGCCCTGCGCGGCGCCAGCGCCAGTACGGGCATGGGACCGCAAGGGCAGCAGGGCGCTGGCTTGCCTGCTGCTCAGCCAGCGGGCGGCAGCACCGCAGTGCTTGCAGCCGAGCGGCCTGGAGCGGTGGAAGGCGCACCTCGTGCTGCCCTGGCGGTGCCACGTGCCGGTGCGGCCGAACTGGCTGCCGAAGCACTGACGCGGCTTGCGGCAGGCGGCAAGCTCGCTGGCGAAGCAGCCAGCCGCTGGCTGGATGCGGCGGGGTCAGGCGTGCCAGCAGCGACGCCGCAGACTGCAGGGGCAGCTGCTGTGCGGACAGCACCCGAGCCGGGACGCAAGGCACCGCTGTTCGAGATTGGCGTGTCGCCTGGCGTCGGCAACAAGAAGTTTACCGCAGCCCAGATGGCGCTGCTGGCACAATGCGCGAGTGAAGAAGGCGAGCTGGAATACACGCCGGAGCATCAGATTATTTTGCGGGTACCGACCTTTGAGCCGGATCAGCTGGTAGAAGAACTGCGTGCAGCGAATTTTATCGTGGTGCCGATCGGTGACGTTATCAAGGTGAAGGCCTGTGACTTCTGCAACATGGAGAAGGATGATGCCGTTCCGATGGCCAATCATTTGCAGGCTGTTATAGGCGGACTTAGTGCGCCGAAAGAGACCAGCGTGGCTCTGAATGGCTGCGGCATGGCATGTTACGGTGCCGTGCTCGAGGACATCGGCATCGTCTACCGCAAGGGCGGATACGACCTGTTCCTTGGCGGCAAGAAGTTCGGACGAAACGCTCACCCTGCCCAGCCGGTAGCCGGAGGGATTCCAGGTGATCAGATTGGCGGGATTGTGGAGCGAATCGTAGCGGAGTACAAGGAAAAGGGACATCCCAATGAGAGGTTCCATAAATTTTTCAAACGGGTTGGAGTAATCCAAGGCTTCCGTCACGTCGATGCGCCTGTGACCGTGGAAGTAAACCCGGTATGCGGCGACTAG
- a CDS encoding uroporphyrinogen-III synthase yields the protein MAQHLAGIRVALTGPRKSKEMALLVEKMGGIPLVRPAQGTVFLDDRNIRDGLVSLISDPPDWAVLTTGMGLDAIFEMAEDMDIAGQLLDVLAEASIAARGYKTVNSLRKRKLAPLVRDDDGSTDGLIREFAPHNLAGKKVMLQLHGETAPKLVNWLEEQGAEVRQVLPYRHVPPEEAELELLLNEIVQHEVDAVAFTSGPQVRFLAAYAASQGKLEQMQQAFRDGVIPASVGKVTANAMREEGIEALVVPEEEKMGALIVELGRYVAAAHAEKS from the coding sequence ATGGCTCAACATTTGGCCGGTATACGTGTAGCACTGACGGGACCGCGTAAATCCAAGGAAATGGCGTTGTTAGTTGAGAAAATGGGTGGTATTCCACTCGTGCGGCCAGCACAGGGAACGGTATTCCTGGATGATCGGAACATACGCGACGGTCTCGTCTCCTTGATCTCTGATCCACCCGACTGGGCGGTATTAACTACAGGCATGGGACTGGATGCCATATTTGAAATGGCAGAGGATATGGACATAGCTGGTCAACTGCTGGATGTCTTGGCGGAAGCCTCCATTGCAGCAAGAGGATACAAAACGGTGAACTCACTTCGCAAGCGCAAGCTTGCACCGCTGGTCCGGGATGATGACGGTAGTACGGACGGACTGATCCGAGAATTCGCGCCACATAATCTTGCCGGCAAAAAAGTCATGCTCCAGCTTCATGGAGAAACTGCACCGAAGCTGGTCAACTGGCTGGAAGAACAGGGTGCTGAAGTAAGACAGGTTCTGCCTTATCGCCATGTACCACCGGAAGAGGCCGAACTGGAACTGCTTTTGAATGAAATCGTGCAGCATGAGGTCGATGCCGTAGCATTCACCAGCGGCCCCCAAGTACGGTTTCTGGCAGCATACGCAGCTTCCCAAGGCAAGCTGGAACAGATGCAGCAGGCTTTCCGGGACGGTGTGATTCCTGCATCTGTAGGTAAGGTGACTGCAAACGCCATGCGTGAAGAAGGAATTGAAGCACTTGTTGTTCCGGAGGAAGAAAAGATGGGAGCACTCATCGTTGAACTGGGACGATATGTTGCTGCAGCACACGCAGAAAAATCCTGA